A DNA window from Streptomyces bacillaris contains the following coding sequences:
- a CDS encoding transporter substrate-binding domain-containing protein, protein MASIRDSSRRARPRTVRLAGGLAALGLLVTSAACSAPAVEREFLGVKRVTVAMHNDLPGLSYSSNYDRSGLDFIMLQHIEEEIEVPFSEPVDVSSGDRITQLLQGKADMTIASFSITAERMEEIDFVGPYLKTRQGFLVGPGSAEVERLRDLRGSRICTWQGTTSVEALGGIRESSGSDPVVLTDASDCIDQLVEGQVQAVSTDQAILYGFARQYEKEGLRVVPDVTIGAPQHYGIGLPKGHTEDCRRLASWLMRHVGTSGWIRDVETSLPALIKADPGWISSHKPSAAEIEARSCRNSISP, encoded by the coding sequence GTGGCATCCATCCGTGACAGCAGCCGCCGGGCCCGGCCCCGGACCGTCCGGCTGGCCGGCGGCCTGGCCGCGCTGGGCCTGCTGGTGACCTCAGCCGCTTGCTCCGCCCCCGCGGTGGAGCGGGAGTTCCTCGGTGTGAAGCGGGTGACGGTCGCGATGCACAACGACCTGCCCGGCCTGTCGTACTCCTCGAACTACGACCGCTCCGGCCTCGACTTCATCATGCTCCAGCACATCGAGGAGGAGATCGAGGTGCCGTTCAGCGAGCCCGTCGACGTCTCATCGGGGGACCGGATCACCCAACTCCTGCAAGGCAAAGCTGATATGACCATCGCCTCGTTCTCGATCACCGCCGAGCGGATGGAGGAGATCGACTTCGTCGGCCCCTACCTCAAGACCCGCCAGGGCTTCCTCGTCGGCCCCGGGAGCGCCGAGGTCGAGAGGCTGCGCGACCTGCGCGGCAGCCGGATCTGCACCTGGCAGGGAACCACCTCGGTCGAGGCGCTGGGCGGCATCAGGGAGAGCAGCGGCTCCGACCCCGTCGTCCTGACCGACGCCTCGGACTGCATCGACCAGTTGGTGGAGGGCCAGGTGCAGGCGGTCTCCACCGACCAGGCCATCCTCTACGGTTTCGCGCGGCAGTACGAGAAGGAGGGGCTGCGCGTGGTGCCGGACGTCACGATAGGAGCGCCGCAGCACTACGGCATCGGGCTGCCGAAGGGGCACACCGAGGACTGCCGCAGGCTCGCGTCCTGGCTGATGAGGCACGTCGGGACCAGCGGTTGGATCAGGGACGTGGAGACCTCGCTACCCGCCCTGATCAAGGCGGACCCGGGCTGGATCAGCAGCCACAAGCCGAGCGCCGCCGAGATCGAGGCCCGCTCCTGCCGGAACAGCATCAGCCCCTGA